The following proteins come from a genomic window of Candidatus Zixiibacteriota bacterium:
- a CDS encoding zf-HC2 domain-containing protein, whose amino-acid sequence MNCARFKEILSLKMGELDLSDEERIHLEGCASCRAYYDDLVQMEKSLEGLAIAPLSAVEFAIVQEKLDRKITSYLGRATGLYNFMVRYGSSVAAVFMIVFVSLVSHLGPATVENNVVEVNYTLLNSEDVLAVDQAFDEQYVQAMVGDYAETYGIGASDQLFNDITAEEYEYLVTNMDIGGIL is encoded by the coding sequence ATGAATTGCGCGAGGTTTAAAGAAATACTGAGCCTGAAAATGGGGGAACTCGATCTCAGTGATGAGGAAAGAATTCATCTTGAGGGATGCGCCTCCTGCCGGGCTTATTATGATGATCTGGTGCAGATGGAAAAATCCCTTGAGGGATTGGCAATAGCACCCCTGAGCGCCGTTGAATTCGCTATTGTCCAGGAGAAGCTGGATCGGAAAATTACCTCGTATCTCGGCCGGGCCACCGGGTTGTATAATTTTATGGTCCGCTACGGTTCATCGGTGGCGGCGGTGTTCATGATTGTCTTTGTCTCGCTGGTTTCGCATCTGGGACCGGCGACGGTGGAAAACAATGTTGTGGAAGTCAATTACACTTTGCTGAACAGCGAGGATGTCCTGGCGGTGGATCAGGCTTTCGATGAGCAGTATGTTCAGGCGATGGTGGGTGATTATGCGGAGACATACGGGATCGGGGCCAGTGATCAACTGTTCAATGATATTACCGCCGAAGAGTATGAATATCTTGTAACAAATATGGATATCGGAGGCATACTATGA
- a CDS encoding RNA polymerase sigma factor, producing the protein MDLDDKELVAQAKAGDRKAFDKLVKRYKDKMFALTYRMTGDREAALDLVQDTFFSAYRELRGFREDANLSSWLYRIASNKSLNFLRRRKLVSFLPLGESPSSEPAYEMEDQVTYNELSKEMAAGIENLPGKQKLVFNLRFFEKMSFPEIAAVLNKSESTVKTNYQKAVEKLQKRLKAFR; encoded by the coding sequence ATGGACTTGGATGATAAGGAATTGGTGGCGCAGGCGAAAGCCGGCGACCGGAAAGCGTTTGATAAACTTGTCAAGAGATACAAAGATAAAATGTTCGCTTTGACCTACAGAATGACCGGTGACCGCGAAGCGGCGCTGGATCTGGTTCAGGATACTTTTTTTTCAGCCTACCGGGAATTGCGCGGATTCCGCGAGGATGCCAATCTTTCCAGCTGGCTGTATCGGATTGCCTCCAACAAGTCACTCAATTTCCTGCGCCGTCGAAAACTGGTCAGCTTTTTACCGCTCGGGGAAAGCCCCTCGAGCGAACCGGCGTACGAGATGGAAGATCAGGTTACCTATAATGAGTTATCGAAAGAGATGGCGGCCGGAATAGAGAATCTTCCAGGCAAACAGAAACTGGTATTTAATCTCAGGTTTTTCGAGAAGATGTCTTTTCCCGAAATCGCCGCGGTTTTGAATAAAAGCGAATCGACCGTCAAAACCAACTACCAGAAGGCGGTCGAAAAACTTCAAAAACGGCTTAAGGCTTTCAGGTGA
- a CDS encoding rod shape-determining protein: protein MGLFDFISSDIGIDLGTANTLVFVRGQGIVLNEPSVVAVEKATGKVLAVGSAAKEMIGRTPGEIAAIRPLKDGVIADFEISEKLLSDFIKRVIRHRYLMKPRILISVPSGITEVEKRAVRDSAENAGAREVFLLQEPMAAAIGVGLPVDQPSGVMVIDIGGGTSEIAVIALNGIVNNFSIRIAGDELNDAIVMYLKKNYNLLIGELTAEEIKIKIGSAFPLEKEMSMEIKGRDLVAGVPKNLKLSSVQVREALVEPIDRIVEAVRQSLEKTPPELASDILDRGIILTGGGALLRGLDKRLRQETNLPVNIAEDPLTCVVRGTGKVLENMQMYAKVLIKSRRD from the coding sequence GTGGGCCTATTTGATTTTATCTCAAGCGATATCGGTATTGATCTCGGCACGGCCAATACGCTTGTTTTTGTCAGGGGACAGGGAATTGTCCTTAACGAACCTTCGGTGGTGGCCGTAGAGAAAGCCACCGGCAAGGTTCTCGCGGTCGGCTCGGCGGCCAAAGAAATGATCGGCCGTACGCCGGGTGAGATTGCCGCGATCAGGCCGCTCAAAGACGGTGTTATCGCCGATTTTGAAATCTCTGAAAAACTTCTTTCCGATTTTATCAAGCGGGTTATTCGCCATCGTTACCTGATGAAGCCGCGGATTTTGATCTCTGTACCATCGGGAATAACCGAGGTGGAAAAACGGGCGGTTCGCGATTCGGCCGAAAACGCCGGGGCGCGCGAGGTCTTTCTGCTTCAGGAACCGATGGCGGCGGCTATCGGGGTCGGGCTTCCGGTCGACCAACCATCGGGCGTGATGGTGATCGATATCGGCGGCGGCACCTCGGAAATCGCCGTGATCGCTCTCAATGGTATTGTCAATAATTTTTCGATTCGGATTGCCGGGGATGAACTCAACGATGCCATCGTCATGTATCTCAAGAAGAATTACAACCTGTTGATCGGAGAACTGACCGCCGAGGAAATTAAAATCAAGATCGGCTCGGCCTTTCCTTTGGAAAAAGAAATGTCGATGGAAATCAAGGGACGCGACCTGGTCGCCGGGGTTCCGAAAAATTTGAAGCTGTCCTCGGTTCAGGTCCGCGAGGCGCTGGTGGAACCGATCGACCGTATTGTCGAGGCGGTCCGGCAATCACTGGAAAAGACCCCGCCGGAACTGGCCTCGGATATCCTCGATCGCGGTATTATTCTGACCGGCGGCGGAGCGCTTCTGCGGGGGTTGGATAAACGCTTGCGCCAGGAAACCAATCTTCCGGTAAATATTGCCGAGGATCCGCTGACATGTGTTGTCCGGGGAACCGGGAAGGTTCTGGAAAATATGCAAATGTATGCCAAGGTGCTGATTAAAAGCCGGCGGGATTGA
- the xrtH gene encoding exosortase H, giving the protein MKRRPETKKDKSADSANKKFTISPVARFVILFLVLLLAISIGFSQLFTRYHDDVLWLMELTASISGNVLGLFSGEVSHNGVFVNYAGFSVEIIDECTGLFEMLIYLAAVLSFATTIRKKLLGVAFGLPAIFLFNVIRIIALLLAGAKSYPVFQFMHLYLWQVTLIIMIAAIWILWLYLVVYREKRPVAVSS; this is encoded by the coding sequence TTGAAGAGACGACCCGAAACGAAAAAAGACAAATCCGCCGACTCCGCCAATAAAAAATTCACCATCTCCCCGGTCGCCCGGTTTGTCATCCTGTTTCTGGTTCTGTTGCTGGCTATAAGTATAGGTTTTTCGCAGCTGTTCACCCGTTACCATGACGATGTCCTCTGGCTCATGGAACTGACGGCGTCGATTTCCGGCAATGTCCTGGGGCTTTTTTCCGGCGAAGTATCTCATAACGGGGTCTTTGTCAACTATGCCGGGTTCTCGGTCGAGATTATCGATGAATGCACCGGGCTGTTCGAGATGCTGATCTATTTGGCCGCGGTGTTATCGTTTGCGACCACGATTCGCAAGAAACTCCTCGGCGTTGCCTTCGGTCTGCCGGCCATTTTCCTTTTCAATGTGATCCGGATTATCGCCCTGCTTCTGGCCGGGGCCAAATCATACCCCGTGTTTCAATTCATGCACCTTTATCTCTGGCAGGTGACGCTGATTATTATGATCGCCGCGATCTGGATATTGTGGTTGTACCTGGTGGTGTACCGTGAAAAAAGACCTGTGGCTGTTTCTTCTTAA
- a CDS encoding rhomboid family intramembrane serine protease: MFFPLKDENPTRRTPIATFILIVINCLVYACTIPMSRKAFQIFLFKFGLIPYELVHMEELWPEIAVPAPLTILTSMFLHSGFWHLAGNMLFLWIFGNNIEDYLGRFKFILFYFTSGLAAAGLFVLFGPNSQIPLVGASGAIAGVLGAYLVLFPRARIVTLMFLFIFIQIIRVPASFVLGFWFIYQLFMAMTSGLTGGGVAWLAHVGGFGFGWLLFRYVITRKRRTYGIWLE, encoded by the coding sequence ATGTTTTTTCCGCTCAAGGATGAAAACCCGACCCGCCGGACTCCAATAGCCACCTTTATCCTGATCGTCATAAACTGCCTCGTTTATGCCTGCACCATTCCCATGTCACGGAAAGCTTTTCAGATATTTCTGTTCAAGTTCGGTTTGATTCCCTATGAACTGGTGCATATGGAGGAACTCTGGCCGGAAATCGCCGTCCCCGCGCCGCTGACTATCTTGACCAGCATGTTTCTTCACAGCGGCTTCTGGCATCTGGCGGGAAACATGCTTTTCCTCTGGATTTTCGGGAATAATATCGAGGATTACCTGGGACGGTTCAAATTCATCCTGTTTTATTTTACCTCCGGTCTGGCGGCGGCGGGGCTGTTTGTTCTTTTCGGACCCAATTCTCAGATTCCGCTGGTTGGCGCTTCGGGGGCTATTGCCGGAGTTCTGGGAGCCTACCTGGTGCTGTTTCCCCGGGCCCGGATCGTAACCCTGATGTTTTTATTTATTTTCATCCAGATCATCCGGGTACCCGCCTCGTTTGTCCTCGGGTTCTGGTTTATCTACCAGTTGTTCATGGCCATGACTTCAGGTTTGACCGGGGGAGGAGTGGCCTGGCTGGCGCATGTGGGCGGATTCGGTTTCGGGTGGCTGTTGTTCCGCTATGTGATTACCCGCAAACGCCGCACTTACGGCATCTGGCTGGAATAG
- a CDS encoding M23 family metallopeptidase — protein sequence MAAVPVSATDLIWPIKGEIDLSSTFCDFRQLHFHGGIDLRTGGTEGRRIYAPVDGYVWRIKYSYEGYGKGLYLKDSQGFIYVFGHLSRLSEKLERTIREIQYKNEKYQFDQFFAPGDIPVSQGELVAYSGQSGYGAPHIHFERRDQDNFPLNPLTNGFPIPDTYPPQFARLELIYQDSGSVFYNGQRRLFLDPESCGEYGQFEVKPAILVRGPFGVAVKAYDKVRANGFRLNIYRARLYIDDYLYYEVTYDRYNFDQTAMVDLSYDYCLTIRNKEDWHLLFNPPGKKFDGSRSYYEKGGIFTGRTQYSYGLHRARIEIYDASGNMSELVFHFVFAPPGNFFEIEWMSDSLFYLTGSEDLNYIDLNNILIYGLGNRAGWEKMDQARIEPRGRADYRVELPTADSKMRAIRVDVEGESGWYIVDRYIPLEPDREYKYRFDYTLADGGILVDITADQKIAPVPRLDVVYEDGYISSHKAVPVSEKNFAAFYYDERIKTRIIRLDVYDDTHNIMTDSKDVNIILVGNSPGTTSLVGSEGISVTFNQTTFYSPNLIEVKSEQGQYPQSGKFLSPVYSIDPETVPLAGRLDITFRYDQEADPAKIGIYRLNSKDQWTWFDSRIDGEKISAESRVMGEFAVIEDSQAPRIKNLSPGNGKTISIGQPEIKCTISEELSGIKDDNVIRVLLDGQWLIPEYDPEIELMKTSPRGKLSPGRHELVIEAADRVGNRRVINSHFFVKK from the coding sequence TTGGCCGCAGTACCAGTCTCGGCGACTGACTTAATCTGGCCGATCAAGGGGGAAATCGACCTGTCCTCCACCTTCTGCGATTTCCGACAACTGCATTTCCACGGCGGTATTGATCTTCGGACCGGAGGGACCGAAGGACGGCGGATTTATGCCCCGGTTGATGGTTATGTCTGGCGGATTAAATATTCCTACGAAGGTTATGGCAAAGGTCTTTATCTCAAAGACAGTCAGGGTTTTATCTATGTTTTCGGACATCTGTCAAGGCTCTCCGAAAAACTTGAAAGAACAATCAGGGAAATTCAGTATAAAAACGAGAAATACCAGTTCGATCAATTTTTCGCGCCCGGTGATATTCCTGTCAGCCAGGGGGAACTGGTGGCTTATTCGGGTCAGTCCGGTTATGGAGCGCCCCATATTCACTTTGAACGGCGCGATCAGGATAATTTCCCGCTGAACCCTCTGACCAACGGTTTCCCGATACCGGATACTTACCCGCCTCAATTCGCCCGGCTGGAATTGATTTATCAGGATTCCGGTTCGGTTTTTTACAACGGTCAGAGAAGACTTTTCCTGGATCCCGAATCCTGCGGTGAATACGGCCAATTTGAGGTCAAACCGGCGATTTTGGTCAGGGGGCCGTTCGGGGTGGCCGTCAAGGCCTATGACAAAGTTCGCGCCAATGGTTTCCGGCTGAATATTTACCGGGCCAGGCTGTATATCGATGATTATCTGTATTATGAAGTGACCTATGACAGGTACAATTTCGACCAAACAGCCATGGTTGACCTGTCCTATGATTATTGCCTGACGATCAGGAACAAGGAGGACTGGCATCTGCTTTTCAATCCGCCGGGTAAGAAATTCGACGGAAGCCGGTCATACTACGAAAAGGGCGGAATATTTACCGGGCGAACGCAGTACAGTTATGGTTTGCATCGGGCCCGGATCGAAATTTATGATGCTTCCGGGAATATGTCGGAATTGGTTTTTCATTTTGTTTTTGCGCCGCCGGGAAATTTTTTCGAAATCGAATGGATGAGTGATTCCCTATTTTACCTGACAGGTTCCGAGGATCTCAACTATATTGATTTAAACAATATTTTGATTTATGGTCTCGGCAATCGTGCCGGCTGGGAGAAAATGGATCAGGCCCGAATTGAACCGCGCGGGCGAGCCGATTATCGGGTGGAATTGCCGACTGCGGATTCCAAAATGCGAGCTATCAGAGTTGATGTCGAAGGGGAGTCGGGATGGTATATTGTCGATCGCTATATCCCTCTTGAACCCGACCGGGAATATAAGTACCGCTTCGATTATACCCTGGCCGATGGGGGAATTCTGGTCGATATTACCGCCGACCAGAAAATCGCCCCGGTTCCCCGGCTCGATGTTGTGTATGAAGACGGATATATTTCATCGCATAAGGCGGTTCCGGTTTCGGAGAAAAACTTCGCCGCCTTCTATTATGACGAGCGTATCAAAACCAGGATTATCCGCTTGGATGTGTACGATGATACTCATAATATCATGACCGACAGCAAAGATGTTAATATTATTCTCGTTGGTAACAGCCCCGGGACAACCAGCCTGGTCGGCTCGGAAGGGATCAGCGTAACCTTCAATCAGACCACCTTTTATTCTCCCAATCTGATCGAAGTTAAAAGCGAGCAGGGGCAATATCCTCAGTCCGGGAAATTCCTCAGTCCGGTTTACAGTATCGATCCCGAAACCGTTCCCCTGGCGGGACGGCTGGATATAACTTTCCGTTACGATCAGGAAGCCGATCCGGCCAAAATCGGGATATATCGCCTGAACAGTAAAGATCAATGGACTTGGTTCGATTCGCGCATCGACGGAGAAAAAATCTCGGCCGAATCACGAGTGATGGGAGAATTCGCGGTCATCGAGGATTCTCAGGCACCGCGAATAAAAAACCTTTCGCCGGGAAATGGGAAAACAATCTCCATCGGGCAACCCGAAATTAAATGTACCATATCCGAGGAATTATCCGGTATCAAAGATGATAATGTTATCCGGGTTCTTCTGGACGGGCAGTGGCTGATTCCGGAATACGATCCCGAGATTGAGTTAATGAAGACCTCGCCCCGGGGGAAATTATCACCGGGCCGTCATGAACTTGTGATCGAGGCCGCCGACCGGGTCGGTAACCGCCGGGTCATCAACAGCCATTTCTTTGTTAAAAAGTAG
- a CDS encoding peptidylprolyl isomerase, producing the protein MFEFLRKMIGPIMILVLVAFIATIIFSWGGGGFREGPKDTVGMIDGEKISINTFDRYYSNLVRKEQQNSDEDITPEKSAELRKQAWSQLVGDFVINREIEKRKITVTPDEVYEYLKFYPPQVIQETPQFQTDGKFDYQKYINAMVNPQNATMWSQLEAYVLPDLKRTKLQSQIINTVRVTPSEVMNAYLADNERVKIGYINIQSITLEPKVEIPNDTQVKAYYEEHKDDYKQPRKAQLNLVMFEKTPSQNDWDKGYYEIKDIYDSAAAGVDFAELAAAFSDDRSASSGGDLGWFSEGQMVAPFDSAVATLNVDDISKPVKTRYGWHIIKMYEKSIENKAVPGSQETRPVKRYHAAHILIKVEPSQEAVETIYNNALDFEEAAKSEGLVPAAEKYNYDVKTTAPFDESGMIQYLGDMPEAAQFAFSHKPGDLSPIFETRAAYFLTSVDSLIPEGYTPYETAAASIGKRLVAESAEKLALDTATIVYDNIKSGGGFSGSAKRYGFDYKESDMINSNSMVPGIGRSDEIIGAAFAMKNINDVTRPVEYERGAVIMTLLDRRSANLETFNQMRDSLHYAVQLQKSQDIYSRWFDNIISNSKIENYLDEFYTGN; encoded by the coding sequence ATGTTTGAGTTCTTAAGAAAAATGATCGGCCCTATTATGATTCTGGTTCTGGTGGCATTTATCGCAACTATTATCTTCAGCTGGGGCGGCGGCGGTTTCAGAGAAGGTCCCAAGGATACGGTCGGTATGATCGATGGCGAAAAAATTTCTATCAATACTTTCGATCGTTACTACTCCAATCTAGTTAGAAAAGAGCAGCAGAATTCCGATGAGGATATCACCCCCGAGAAATCGGCGGAATTAAGAAAACAGGCCTGGTCCCAACTGGTTGGTGATTTTGTTATAAATCGCGAAATCGAAAAGAGAAAAATTACGGTTACTCCCGATGAAGTTTACGAATATCTGAAATTCTACCCGCCTCAGGTTATCCAGGAAACACCGCAATTCCAGACTGACGGCAAATTCGATTATCAGAAATATATCAACGCCATGGTCAATCCTCAAAATGCCACCATGTGGTCTCAGCTCGAGGCCTATGTGCTTCCCGACCTAAAGCGGACCAAACTGCAAAGCCAGATTATAAATACTGTCAGGGTGACTCCTTCCGAGGTAATGAATGCTTATCTGGCCGATAATGAAAGGGTCAAAATCGGTTATATAAATATCCAGTCGATCACCCTGGAACCTAAAGTCGAGATCCCCAACGATACTCAGGTTAAGGCCTATTACGAGGAGCATAAGGACGATTACAAACAGCCGCGGAAGGCTCAGCTGAACCTGGTGATGTTTGAAAAGACACCTTCCCAGAATGACTGGGATAAGGGTTATTATGAAATAAAGGATATTTATGACTCGGCCGCAGCCGGGGTTGATTTCGCGGAATTGGCCGCCGCTTTTTCTGACGATCGGTCGGCTTCTTCGGGCGGCGATCTGGGCTGGTTTTCCGAAGGACAGATGGTGGCGCCGTTTGACAGCGCGGTGGCAACCCTGAATGTCGACGACATCAGCAAACCGGTTAAAACCCGCTACGGATGGCATATTATCAAGATGTATGAAAAGTCAATCGAGAACAAGGCGGTTCCCGGGAGCCAGGAAACCCGGCCGGTGAAGAGATACCATGCCGCGCACATTCTAATCAAGGTCGAACCTTCCCAGGAAGCCGTTGAAACCATTTATAACAATGCTCTTGATTTCGAGGAAGCGGCCAAATCCGAGGGTCTTGTTCCGGCGGCCGAGAAATACAATTACGATGTCAAAACCACTGCCCCCTTCGATGAAAGCGGCATGATACAGTATTTGGGAGATATGCCCGAGGCCGCTCAATTCGCCTTCAGTCATAAACCCGGCGATCTTTCACCGATCTTTGAGACCCGGGCGGCTTATTTTCTGACATCCGTCGATTCTCTGATCCCTGAAGGATATACTCCCTACGAAACGGCTGCCGCAAGTATTGGCAAACGCCTGGTGGCCGAGAGTGCCGAAAAGCTGGCCCTCGACACCGCGACCATCGTCTATGATAATATAAAATCGGGCGGTGGTTTTTCCGGGTCTGCCAAAAGATACGGCTTTGACTACAAGGAGTCGGACATGATCAATAGCAATTCGATGGTCCCCGGAATCGGGCGTTCCGACGAAATTATCGGGGCGGCCTTTGCCATGAAGAATATCAACGATGTCACCAGACCTGTCGAATATGAGCGAGGGGCGGTAATCATGACTCTGCTTGACAGGCGGTCGGCCAATCTGGAGACATTCAACCAGATGAGAGATTCATTACACTATGCCGTCCAGCTTCAAAAAAGCCAGGATATTTACAGCCGCTGGTTTGATAATATCATCAGCAACAGCAAAATAGAAAATTATCTGGATGAGTTCTATACCGGCAATTAA
- a CDS encoding carbon-nitrogen hydrolase family protein, whose amino-acid sequence MLIKIVQIQSRLGDMLTLEERLLVFKQRPDFICLPEYSLVASDMPDFVRSAMMIKENLAYLAGLSEALSTCLIGGSVVEGDEEGLYNSAYLFDRGCIIGRYRKLNPVSGEIDKGILPGDKIFVREIEGIRLGILICADALNVALFEKMREYRPDIIFIPTISSYLPEERKLEKFKRDNDIYVRAARESLAYIVKTCGVGLLFGKRLQGRSLVAAPWGILKRVEPHAELSTAIMTTILDIDELRDFKAKGIAAGAVEE is encoded by the coding sequence ATGCTGATTAAAATCGTTCAGATTCAATCCCGGCTGGGGGACATGTTGACCCTTGAGGAGCGGTTGCTGGTCTTTAAACAAAGGCCGGATTTTATCTGCCTGCCCGAATATTCGCTGGTGGCTTCGGATATGCCGGATTTTGTCCGTTCGGCTATGATGATCAAGGAAAACCTGGCCTATCTGGCGGGTCTTTCGGAAGCCCTTTCGACCTGCCTGATTGGCGGTTCGGTGGTTGAGGGTGATGAGGAGGGGCTTTATAACAGCGCCTACCTGTTTGATCGCGGGTGTATTATCGGGCGATACCGGAAACTCAATCCGGTCAGCGGAGAAATAGACAAGGGTATTTTGCCGGGTGACAAGATTTTTGTCAGAGAGATCGAGGGCATTCGTTTGGGGATATTGATTTGCGCCGATGCTTTGAATGTTGCCCTTTTTGAAAAAATGAGAGAATACCGGCCCGATATTATTTTTATCCCGACCATTTCATCATATCTGCCGGAGGAGCGGAAACTGGAAAAGTTTAAGAGGGATAATGATATCTATGTAAGGGCCGCCCGGGAATCATTGGCCTACATCGTTAAAACGTGTGGAGTGGGACTCCTGTTCGGGAAAAGACTTCAGGGTCGTTCATTGGTGGCCGCCCCCTGGGGAATCCTGAAAAGAGTCGAACCTCACGCGGAATTATCTACCGCCATTATGACTACCATCCTTGATATTGACGAGTTGCGCGATTTCAAAGCGAAGGGAATAGCGGCCGGTGCCGTTGAAGAATAA
- the yidD gene encoding membrane protein insertion efficiency factor YidD, whose protein sequence is MIRLYCISIFAAAVLFLSGNCPASDVESSSDIKASSAEMPAASGQDFEAYPYYKFPTLGLIAGYRLLISPGIGGDCPMSPSCSEYARMAFQRYDPLTAMMMTSDRLHRCGHDPEQYRITIIDGYSRYLDPVGGRAWTGGLSGEPGDRKTDYSRAHLNHYRDSGKSPVDSAGEDDRLFGFAETLRMENDFVGAATEYRRLMAYYPHSIHWPRAAMALYDCLYQSGRYLAAVQYGEELGEHERIQGWKTEIDYKIGTGYIRLENYPAAHRCFENLVEGRSGLYRDRAMLLNGLIYARECRWKAAGDVFAAVSPASEYYSQARQCVQLTREAANLNRKSPALAGILAVIPGLGYLYDGYGQTALSALIVNGLFIWGSIEAFDHDQPGLGVTLSVIGLGLYAGNIYGSVNSAYRRNARDLNGLMLRFDLGFSW, encoded by the coding sequence ATGATCAGGCTATATTGTATTTCGATTTTTGCGGCCGCAGTCCTGTTTCTCTCAGGAAATTGCCCGGCCTCTGATGTCGAGTCATCGTCTGATATAAAAGCCTCCTCAGCAGAAATGCCGGCCGCTTCGGGACAAGATTTCGAAGCCTATCCCTATTACAAATTTCCGACCCTTGGCCTGATTGCCGGTTACCGGTTATTGATCAGTCCGGGTATAGGGGGCGATTGTCCCATGTCCCCGTCGTGCTCGGAATATGCCCGGATGGCGTTTCAGCGGTATGATCCCCTGACCGCCATGATGATGACATCCGACCGCCTGCATCGTTGCGGGCATGACCCGGAACAATACCGGATAACCATCATTGATGGTTATTCCCGTTACCTGGATCCGGTCGGCGGAAGGGCATGGACCGGCGGACTATCCGGTGAACCTGGTGACCGTAAAACCGATTATTCCCGTGCGCATTTGAACCATTACCGGGATTCAGGGAAATCCCCGGTTGATTCTGCCGGGGAAGATGATCGGCTTTTTGGATTCGCTGAAACCCTTCGGATGGAAAACGATTTTGTCGGCGCGGCCACCGAGTACCGGCGGCTGATGGCCTACTATCCCCATTCCATTCATTGGCCTCGGGCGGCAATGGCCCTGTATGACTGCCTGTATCAATCAGGCCGGTATCTGGCGGCGGTCCAATACGGGGAAGAATTGGGGGAACATGAACGGATACAGGGGTGGAAAACGGAAATCGATTATAAAATCGGCACCGGCTATATCCGTCTGGAAAACTACCCGGCGGCGCATCGCTGTTTCGAAAACCTGGTGGAAGGCCGGTCCGGGCTTTATCGGGATCGAGCCATGCTTTTAAACGGCCTGATTTATGCCCGCGAATGCCGATGGAAAGCGGCCGGAGATGTTTTTGCCGCGGTTAGCCCCGCCTCGGAATATTATTCGCAGGCCCGGCAGTGCGTACAATTAACCCGTGAAGCCGCAAATCTCAATAGAAAAAGCCCCGCTCTGGCGGGTATCCTGGCGGTTATCCCCGGCCTGGGTTATCTCTATGATGGTTACGGTCAAACGGCGCTTTCGGCGTTGATCGTTAACGGCTTATTCATCTGGGGCTCAATCGAGGCTTTCGATCACGATCAGCCCGGTTTGGGAGTGACCCTGTCGGTGATAGGTCTGGGATTGTATGCCGGTAATATATACGGCTCTGTGAATAGCGCCTATCGCCGCAATGCCAGGGATTTAAATGGATTGATGCTTCGTTTCGACCTGGGATTCAGCTGGTAG